A genome region from Euphorbia lathyris chromosome 4, ddEupLath1.1, whole genome shotgun sequence includes the following:
- the LOC136226809 gene encoding probable terpene synthase 6 isoform X2, giving the protein MKDILKALFDLHNETETDGRNSFVKEAFKKLVRCEYLEKKWFEEGYNPLLDEYLDNASITISTLIYPAASFIGMKDMVQVQEYIWLQTNSKIEGFVNLLCRLNDDIEDDKYNEVSCIKCYMKEHDVSREKAMEEIQKMAENAWKDINEEYMKMKSSTVSSNMFYLQAW; this is encoded by the exons ATGAAAGACATACTCAAAGCTCTTTTTGATCTTCATAACGAAACAGAGACAGACGGCAGAAACTCTTTTGTCAAAGAAGCA TTCAAGAAACTCGTGAGATGTGAATATCTGGAAAAAAAATGGTTTGAGGAAGGGTATAATCCACTGTTGGATGAGTATTTGGATAATGCATCGATCACAATCAGCACCCTTATATATCCAGCAGCTTCATTTATTGGAATGAAAGATATGGTACAAGTTCAAGAATACATATGGCTTCAAACCAATTCCAAAATTGAAGGATTTGTTAATTTACTTTGCCGTTTGAACGATGATATTGAG GATGACAAGTATAACGAGGTATCATGTATTAAGTGCTATATGAAAGAACACGACGTCTCAAGAGAAAAGGCGATGGAAGAGATACAGAAAATGGCAGAAAATGCATGGAAGGACATCAATGAAGAATACATGAAGATGAAATCATCAACTGTCTCTTctaatatgttttatttacaagcTTGGTGA
- the LOC136226809 gene encoding probable terpene synthase 6 isoform X1, protein MSCDVFRKFKSSQGKFEESLRNDVKGILSLYEATFVAVRGEDILDEALSFTRKHLETVSESENSLISNLQKKHIKNALFCSFHQNANRVEARQYIPLYEEDDELRNETLLKFAKLDFNRLQLLYKHELGLLSRWWKELNLVENMSHIRDRIVENYFWALGSQFQPQFSLCRIITAKYTTMVTVVDDTYDSINSILLQPLSKGVELIQVMNYQNT, encoded by the exons ATGTCTTGTG ATGTGTTCCGAAAATTCAAGAGCAGCCAAGGAAAATTCGAGGAAAGCTTAAGGAATGATGTGAAAGGCATACTTAGCTTATATGAAGCTACCTTTGTTGCAGTACGAGGAGAAGATATATTAGATGAAGCCCTTTCATTTACGAGAAAACATCTTGAAACAGTATCTGAAAGTGAAAATTCATTAATCTCAAATCTTCAAAAAAAGCATATAAAAAATGCTTTGTTTTGCTCATTTCACCAAAATGCAAATAGAGTAGAAGCTCGACAGTACATACCTTTGTACGAGGAAGATGATGAGTTACGAAATGAAACACTGCTCAAGTTTGCAAAGTTGGATTTTAATCGACTGCAATTGCTGTACAAACATGAGCTAGGATTACTCTCCAG ATGGTGGAAAGAGCTGAATCTTGTTGAAAATATGAGTCATATAAGGGACAGAATCGTGGAGAACTATTTTTGGGCACTTGGCTCCCAATTTCAACCCCAATTTAGTTTATGCAGAATCATTACGGCTAAGTATACAACAATGGTAACAGTGGTTGATGATACATACGACTCGATCAACTCCATCCTTTTACAGCCGCTATCCAAAG GGGTAGAGTTGATCCAAGTCATGAACTACCAGAATACATGA